CGCGGATCGCCAGCGCGGCGCCGCTCGCGACGAACCGCGGCTGCGCGGCCGCCAGCTCGCGCACCAGGTAGGCGCCGGCCAGATCGGCGTCGATCGCGGCCAGGCCCGCGGTCACCAGCGCCGGATCGCGCGCGACCTGGGCCGCGATCGCGACCGCGAGCTCGCGCCCGAGCTGGGCCCGGGCGCCGCGGTCGCCGAGCGTGCCGGCCAGGCGCGCCAGGCTCTGGGCCGCGCGGTGCCAGCGGGCGCGGGCGGCGTCGTCGTCGAAGCTGACCCAGAACATCACCGCCAGCGCGCGGGCCCCGGCGGCGTAGCCGAGCAGGCCGGCGCCGTCGCGCATCGCCAGCAGGCGCTCGAGGATGCGGGCGGCGTCGTGGTCGTGGACGCCGCGCTCGTAGCCCTCGTCGTAGCGGTCCTGCGCCAGCTGGCGCAGCGTCGCCTCGAGCGTGCCGGCCCGCACGTGGTCGTGCAGCGCCGCGAGCGTCAGCGCGCCGGTGCCGGCCTCGGCCTCGGCCAGGATCGACGCCGCCAGGTACTCGCCGCGGTAGACCTCGGCCGACTCCGATGGCAGATCCTGATCCCACAGCGCCCGGGCCGCGAGCAGGCGCTCGTCGGTGAGCGGCTCGTAGAAGTCGGTGCCGGCCAGGTGGATCGCCAGGCCGTCGTCGTGCGGCACGATCATCAGCTCGAGCGGCTGCTTGTTGACCGGGAACCGGTGCTCGCCGAACCGGATCAGGTCGCCGCCGCCCTCGAACAGATCCGCGGCGTCGCGCTGGCCCCGGAGCGCGTCGCCGCGCGCGGTCTTGAGCTTGGCCTCGAGCTCGTCGGCCTTGACCCCGTCGCCGAGCGCGCCGAGCTCGGCGACGATGTCGCGCAGCTTGGCGATCATCGCGTCGGACGCGAAGTAGGCGTTGACCTCGTCGGCGGTGGCCAGGCCGGCCGCGCGCCGGGCCACGCCGTCGAGGATGCGGTGCGCGGCCTTGTGCAGGTTGGCGCTGCGGCGCTGGCGCTCGGCGGCGAGCAGCTGCTTGCGCGCGCCGACCGCGTCGACGATCTCCTCGCGCTTGCCGGCCAGCTCGGCGGTCAGCTCGTCGAGCTCGGCGAACCGCCCCTCCAGCTCCTCGAGCTGGACCAGCAGCCGGGTCAGCTCCTGATCGCAGCGCTCGGGCGTGTCGCACTGGGCCAGGGCCGAGGCCACGCTCTGGGTGATCAGCTTCACCTGGGCGCCGAACTCGGCCCGGCCCTCGCGGGTGGCCAGGTCGCGGTGGCGGCCCTCGATCGTGGCGCGGGCGCGGTTCACCCGCCCGAACGCGTCGGTGATGTTCTCGAGGATCGCGGTCCGGCGGGTGGCGTCGGCGATCGTCAGCGAGCCGACGACGTTGCCGAGCAGATCGAGCCCGCCCGCGACCTGATCGATCTGCTCGCGCAGCGGCTTGACCGCGGCCGCGGTGTCGAGCTCGCCGGCGCGCGCGGCCAGGCCGTCGGCCCGGGTCACGAGCTCGCCGAACGCGTCGCCGCGGGCCAGGAACCCGACGCAGTCGGCGGTGACGCGATCGAACGCGGTCGCGACCTCCTGCTCGAGCAGGCCGAGGCGCGCGACGTCGATGAACCGCACCTCACCCTTGCTGATCAGCTGGCCGCGCAGCCCGCGCAGCCCGGTCAGGGCCTCGAGGAACAGATCGATCTGCTCCCAGCCCTCCGACCGGGTCGCGCTCAGCCGCGCGGCCACCGCGGCCTCGGCCTCGGTCAGCGCGGCCGCGGCCGCGGCCTCGAGCGCGACCACCTTCTCGTACTCGTCGAGGATCAGCTTGGCGGTCGCCTTGACGTCGGCGATCGCGGTCTTGAGATCGCCGGCGTCGGCGTGGCCCAGCCAGTAGTAGGCGTCGGCGGCGCGGGTCGCGAGCGCGAGGATGTCCTCGAACGTGGTCCGGCGCGGCGCGTCGGCCCCGGCCAGGCGCGCGATCGACAGCGCGTCCGACAGGCCGCGCACCAGATCGGCGTTGCCGACCTTGGCCAGGTAGCTGCCGTCGGTCGGCGCCGACGCCGCGTGCTCGGCCGACGTGAACGGGGTCTTCCACACCTGCATCGGGTGGACCCGGGTCGGCTCGCTCGAGGTCGAGCGCATCACGACCATGCGGCCGTCGGCGAACAGCGAGTAGCCGTGGCTGATGATCGGCGCCGCGACCGACTTCTCGATCAGGTTGTACGGGTACAGCAGGTAGGTGCCGTCGCGGCCGCGGTGGTAGACGTAGAGCACGTCCTCGCCGTTGGGCGAGCGGACCTCGCGCTTGAGCACGTAGTCGGTGGCGTCGCCGTCGAACTTCTTCCACCCGCCGCCGACCAGCACGTAGCCGCCCGGGAAGACGATGCCGTGATCCTCGGGCAGCGACCGGCAGCCCTGGCCGATGCCGTCGGCGCGCACGACCGTGCGCGAGCGGGTGTCGAACACCAGGTAGCGCCACACGGTCTCGCGGAACGGCAGCACCTTGAGCACGATCAGCCCGCCGGGCTTGCCGATCGGCGCGTAGAAGATCCGGGCGTCGTCGAGCGACTGGTTGGCGTCGGCCACCGGTTCGCTGTAGATGCCGCGGCCGGTCTCGGTGTTGTCCTCGACCTTGATCGTCAGATCGCCGCCGACGGTCTCGACGAAGACCGTGTCGAGGATGCTGTAGTGGGGGTGGCGACCGGCCACCTGGTCGTCGCGCGTGACCTCGCGCCACTCGAAGTCGTAGGCCGGCGGGTACAGCGCCGTCAGGTCGCGATCGCCGCGATCGTCGACGTAGACCACCCGGCCGTCGGGCTCGATCCGCCAGCGCAGGACCTTCTGGTCCTTCCAGGTCGCGCCGGCCTGGAACACCGCGAGCAGGATCGTGTCGCGCTTGATCAGCTGGATCAGGCGCGCGTCGCGGTAGTAGCGGTACAGGTTGGCGAAGTCGCGCCCGAGGTCGGGGCTGGCCAGGAACCCGCCCAGGCCGTCGATCGGCAGCGGCGAGGTGTCGAAGCTGGCGTCGGCGCCGCCGGCCACCGGCTCGAACCGGTGCAGCGCCAGCACGTCGCCGACCTTGGTCTCGGCCTTGAGGCCGAGGAACACGTTGAAGCCGAGCAGCAGGTGCCCGCCGATCGAGACGATGTCCGCCGGCGCGCAGTTGTGCTCGGACCGCACGCGCTCGGTCGCGATCAGCTGCGGCTCGGTCGCGCCGAACAGCGTCTTGCGACGCAGGTTGAGCGCGTCGGCCCGGCGCGCCAGCTCGCCGCCGGCCGCGGCCAGCCGGTGGCGCAACACCTCGTAGTTTCCACCCGTGAGAGCGGCGTCGACGTCAGCCATGCTCGGTACCTCGATCGGCGCGCGCGGTCAGCCCGCAACAGCGGACCCGCGCCTGGACTCGCGTCTGGGAAGGGACAACCTCCGACGGGCGACGGCCTGGCGCCAGGCCGTCCGCCCGCGGCCGCTCAGGTCACCTTGTCGTCGTCGAGCCCGAGCTTCTTGGCCTGCTCGAGCAGCGCGCCTAGCTTGCGCCGGGTCGGATCGTCGGCCTTGAGCATCAGGTTGGCGAGGACCGCCGAGATGGTCAGGTTCTTCAGGCCCTCGGCCGAGCCGCCGGCGGCGGCGCCGATGACGTCCTTCAGGTCCTGCATCAGCCGGCCGTCCTGGAGCCGGTCGCCGAGGGCGTGGCGCACCACCTCGGAGTGATCGACCACGCCGTCGATCGACTGCCCCAGCGACACCGCCTTGACGAAGCGGTCGAAGAACTGGCCGTCGCCGCCGACGATCTTGATCTCGGCCTTGCCCATCGCCTCGGCCATGACCCGGGCCTGGGCCTCGGACACGAGCACGCGCGCCTTGATCTGCTCGAGCGCGATCTCGCGCTCGTTGGCGAGGCGCAGGCGGAACTCCTCGTGCTCGCGGCCCGAGCCCTCGAGGGCGCGCATCGCCTCGGCCTTCTGCGCCAGGCCGTGGGCCTCGGCCAGCATGCGCTTCTCGATCGCGCCGGCGTCGGCCTCCTTGCCCGCGGCCTCGGCCAGGAGCTTCTCGCGCAGGCTGACCGCCTCGGCCAGCCCGGTCTTCTCGATGGCCGCGGCGTCGGCCTCGCGCCCGGCCGCCTCGGCCATGGCCTTGCGGCGCACGTTCTCGGCCACGACCGTGCCCTCGCGGTCGAGGACCTGGACCTGGGCCTCCCGGACCTTGGCCTGGGCCATGCCGGTCTTCTCGAGCGCGACCGCGTCGGCCTCCTTGACCCGCACCTCGGCCAGGCCGGGCGCGGCGTGCTCGGCCTGGGTGCCCTCGGACCGGCGGATCGCCGCGCGCGCCTCCTTGTCCGAGGCCTCCATCGCCGCCTCGGCCAGGATCATCTGGCGCTTGGCGTGCGACGACGCGACCTGCTGCTCGGCCTCGGCCTTCTTGATGTCCTTGATGAAGACCTCCTGGGCCGCGGCCTCGGCGTGGACGATCGTCACGTGCTTGTGGCGCTTGGCCTCGGAGTCGGTGCGGAGATCCTTGATGGCCTCCTCCTCGACCGCGACGGTCTTGTCGACCGCGACCCGGGCGCGGACGATGTCCGCGATCGAGCGCTTCTCGGTCTCGACCGCCTTGTTCATCTCGATCTGGCCGAGCTCGACCTCGCGCCGGCGCAGGACCTCCTCGAGGTCGTGGGCCTTGGCCACGCGCACCTTCTCGACCTCGACCTCGCGGACGCGGCCCTGCTCGCTGACCTGGACCGCGCGCAGCTTGGCCTGCTCGGCCATCTGCACCGCCTCCTCGGCCCGCTGCCGATCGACGTGCGTGCGCTTCTCCTCGTCGAGGCGGAACCGGTTGGCCTCGTTCTCCTCGCGCGCGTTGGCGATCGCGATCTCCTTGTTCTTCTTGGCCTCGGCCTCGGACCGCTGCTGCTCGAAGCGGAAGATCGCCTCGTCCGAGGTCAGGTTCTGCTTGCCGAGCTCCATGCGCTCGGTCTGCTTGAGCTGGTTGGTGCTGATGGCGGCGCCGGTGGTGATCTCGGTGATCTTGCGGATGCCGAGCGCGTCGAGGACGTTGTTGGGATCGAGGATCTCGATCGGGGTCTGCTCGAGGTAGTCGATCGCGGCGTCGTCGAGGACGTAGCCGTTGAGGTCCTTGCCGATCACCCCGATGATCTGGTCCTTGAACACGTCGCGCTGGGTGTAGAGCTGCTCGAACTCCATGCGCTTGCCGACGGTCTTGAGGGCCTCGGAGAACTTGGCCGCGAACAGCTCCTCGAGGGTCTGCTGCTGCGACGCGCGGACGCAGCCGATCGACTGCGCCACGCGCAGCACGTCGTCGACGGTCTTGTTGACCCGCACGAAGAACGTGACCTTGATGTCGGCGCGGATGTTGTCGGCGCAGATCAGGCCGTCCTTGCCGCGGCGGGCCACGTCGATGGTCTTGACCGACAGGTCCATGACCTCGGCCTTGTTGACCACCGGCAGGACCACGGAGCCCGAGAACGTGACCTTGGGTTCACCGCGCAGGCGGTTGATGATCATGGCGCGGCCCTGGTCGACCTGCCGGAAGGTGCGGGCGACCAGCACCATCAACCCGAACAGGACGATGACCGAGATGCCGACGACGGCGATGAGCAACTGCTTGTCCATGCGATGACTCCTCGGCCGGCGGCGCCGGCCCGCAACGAGACCCCCGAGACGACGACTGGAGACTAGACGGATCCGTCCGCGTCGGTCGACGCGGGCGGCAAGAGATCAGTGGCGGGCTCGACGACGTACGCGTGCCGGGCCGCGTCGAAGTCGATGACCAGCGCGCGGGCGCCGCGGGTCAGCACGTCGGCGCGATCGCACCGGACCGGGATGACCAGCACCGTGCCGCCGTCCTCGATCGTGGCCTGGCCGAACCCGTCGTCGACCCGGCCGGTGGTGATCGTGCAGGTCGAGCCGACGTAGTCGCGGTTGGACTTGCCGACCTTGACCTCGAACACCGGCTTGAGCGGGCGCACGATCAGCCCGGCGATCGGCAGGGCCACGAGCACCACCGCGATCGCGATGACGATCATCAGCGCGGTGTTGAGCGAGCCGGTGCCCTGGCCGTACTCCATGGCCAGCAGCGAGCCGACCCAGGTCAAGAGCAGGATGACGCTCGCCGAGACGGTCACCGGCACCGAGGTCAGCCCGAGCCAGGCCCACAGGCCACCGTCGACGCCGTCGACGCCGTCGTGGACCGCCTCGGCGCTGCCCTTGGCGCCGCTGGTCACGGCCTCGGCCGCGCCCTTGACGCCGCCGGTGAGCGCGTCGCCGCCGGTCAGCGCCTCGCCGCCGCCCTTGAGCGCGCCCGACACGTCGTCGGCGCCGCCGAGCAGATCGATGTCGAGCGCGCCGAGGATGACGAACAGCCAGTACACCAGCGCGATCAGCAGCCCGATCGTGAAGATGACCGTTGGAAATTGCAGCGACGCATCGATGAGCTTCACGGCGCCTCCCCGCGCAAGTGGTGGACGTAGACGTACCGCAGTCCCGGACGGCGGCGGCGCCGTGGAGCACGGATCGAGACGGGGCTCGCGGCATCGACGCTGATGCGCGATGAGCCGCGCGCGGCGCGGCCCGGGTACAACGACTGTGGCAAGACCCTATCTACATAGGGCCGCCCAGGCGGGTGCGAAAGAGGATATGCGTCGCTGCTGTGCAGGATTTCAGCGGGGCTGCACGAGCAATTCTAGCTGGTTCAGCCACCGTGTGACACAGCGGCCCGACTCCGAATGGCCGGACCCTCGCAGCCGCGCACTATAAATAGGTGCAGCTACGCCGCCGCCCAGGCCCGCCGCCGGCAGGCCGTTCAGGCGCAGCCGTCAGGGCCGCACGCCGGCGCCGCGTCGTCGGCGGGGTCGGCCTCGCCCGCGTCGAACCCGTCGGCCGCGAGCTGCCGGGCCTGGGCCAGCGCGTGCACCAGCGTCTCGGCCGGCTGAGCGCCGGACACGCCGAGGCGCCCGGCCATGACGAAGAACGGCACGCCGCTGATGCCCAGCTCGCGCGCCAGGCCCTCGTCGGCGCGGACCTCGGCGGCGTGGGCGTCGCCGGCCAGCGCCGCGCGGACCTCCTCGGCGTCGAGCCCGACCTCGGCCGCCAGCTCGACCAGCGTGGCGTGATCGCCGAGCGCGCGGCCCTCGGTGAAGTAGGCGCGCAGCAAGCGCTCCTTGAGCGCGCCCTGGTGCCCGTGGGCGGCGGCGAGGTGGAGCACGCGGTGCGCGTCGAACGTGTTGCCGCCGCGCACGCGGTCGATGCGGAAGTCGAGGCCGTCGGCGGCCGCGACCGCGGTGATGTTGGCGATCATCGCCTCGGCCTCCGCCGTCGAGCGCCGGTACTTGGCCGCCAGGCGCTCGACGTACGACTGGCTGTCGTCACGGATCGCCGGCGCGCTCGGGTCGAGCTCGAACGAGCGCCACACCAGCTCGACCTCCTGCGGCGCCTGCGCCAGCGCGGCCTCGAGGCGGCGCTTGCCGATGTAGCACCACGGGCAGGCGAGATCGGACCAGACGTCGATGCGCAGCGCGGACATCCCCGCAGCGTAGCGCGCGTCGGCGATCGCGACGACCACGCCGCGTCAGCCGGCGCAGTACGGGCACACCGGGTTGCCGCAGCGGTCGCCGGCGGTCGCGGCCGCGCACGGCAGGCCGGCGGCGTCGCGGTTCGAGCGCGAGCGGAACCAGTAGGCCGCCTGCTGCACCAGGCGCGGCGACGACGCCGGCCAGGCGGCGCGGTGGCGGCGCAGATCGAGCGCGCCGGCGTGGCGGCGCCACCAGGCCGCGCGCGCGCCGTAGGTCCGCGGGCCGCGCGGGCGCAGCGCGTCGATCACCCGGGCGACGTTGGCGTCGACGATCACCAGGTGGTGGCCGTCGACGACCGGGTGCCACGGCGTCAGGCCCGGCGCCAGCTCGGGCACCGTCAGCGTCGCGACGATGAACGTCGCCAGCTTGTCGGCCACGCGATAGAAGCCGGCGAGGTCGGCGACCAGCGCGTCGGCCCGGGCCGCGGGCGTGGCGTGGGCCGCGCACACCCGCGCGAACCGCGCGCCGAAGCCGTGATCGCCGTCGTCGCGCAGCCGCAGCCACGCCGAGGTCGCGAGCTTGCCCATGTCGCCCATGCGGCCGATGGCCGAGGTCGCGTCCTTGACGTGGCACGGCGTGCGCGGGCGATCGGCGCAGGCGCTGGCGCCGCTGGCGTCGGGCACGCGGTAGACGCTGCAGCCGGCGTCGAAGCCGTCGGCCGCGCGCAGGTGCTGGCAGCGCGCGCCGTCGATCGCCAGCGCCAGCCGGCGCGGCGCCAGCATGGCCTCGGCCGCGCGCCGTGGCATCCCGCGCTGGATCGCCATGATGTCGACGTCGCGGCGCGACTGGAACATCGCCAGCGCGACGAACAGCCGGAACAGCGCGCGATCGTCGCCGACCGCGAGCTGGGTCGGATCGACCGCGAAGCCGCCGACCCGGGCCGGGTCGCAGTAGAACGGCACCACGCCCGGGCCCTCGAGCCGGCCGTGGACGTGGGCCACGTACCAGCCGACCAGCTCGTCGAGGACCCCGGCGACGCGCGGCCTGGGCACGAGCGCGCGTGGCTACGGCGCGACGACGGTGGCGTCCTCGACGATCACCGCGTAGCTGTAGCCGCCGCCGAAGTCCTTGCCGACCGCGACCGTGCCCCGCAGCACGACCAGATCGCCGAGCGCCAGCGGCGCGGCGGTCTCGGCGGTGGTGACGGTCATGTCGCCGGTGCCGTCCTGGAGGTGGACCCAGTTCTTGCCCATGATGCCGCCGTTGTACTTGACGACCTTGCCGCGCACCGACACCTGCTTGCCGGCGAGGCCGGCGGCGCCCGCGGTCATCGCCGCGATGGTCTGGCCGCCGGCGACCGGATCGATCTTCTCGGTCACGGTCGGCGGGGCCGTGGGCGAGCCGCCCATCGCCGGCGCGGGTGCGGCCGGCGCGGCGGCGGCGGCGCCCTCGAGCGGCAGCCCCGGGACGAAGTAGATCTCGTCGAACGTGCGATCGAGCGTGTTGCTGTGGAAGGCGGTCATCAGCGAGCCGCCGAGGAACTGGACCTTGGCGCCGACCGCGAGCGTGGTCTCGGGCGCCGCCGCCCAGACCTGGCTGCCGCCGAGATCGATGTGGGCGTAGGTGTAGCCGCCCGAGTTCATGGTCTCGAGCACCGCGCCGACCTTCGCGCCGGCCTGCGCCGCGGGCGCCGTGCCCATCGGGCCGTGCGGCGCGGTGCCGCCGGGCGCGGTGCCGCCGGGCGCCACCGGGGCGGCGGTCGTCGTCGCCGGCGGCGTGCCCGGCGTCGGGCCCGTGTCCTTCTTGCAGCCGCCGACCAGCAGCACGGCCAGGCCAGCGCCCACGAGGGCGCGCGTCAGGTTCGCAGAGGAAGCTCGCATGGCGTCGGTCTACCACAGCTTGCAGCGCGCGGCGCGCCGGTCGCGCCAGCCCCGGGGGC
The sequence above is a segment of the Myxococcales bacterium genome. Coding sequences within it:
- a CDS encoding DNA repair ATPase, whose translation is MADVDAALTGGNYEVLRHRLAAAGGELARRADALNLRRKTLFGATEPQLIATERVRSEHNCAPADIVSIGGHLLLGFNVFLGLKAETKVGDVLALHRFEPVAGGADASFDTSPLPIDGLGGFLASPDLGRDFANLYRYYRDARLIQLIKRDTILLAVFQAGATWKDQKVLRWRIEPDGRVVYVDDRGDRDLTALYPPAYDFEWREVTRDDQVAGRHPHYSILDTVFVETVGGDLTIKVEDNTETGRGIYSEPVADANQSLDDARIFYAPIGKPGGLIVLKVLPFRETVWRYLVFDTRSRTVVRADGIGQGCRSLPEDHGIVFPGGYVLVGGGWKKFDGDATDYVLKREVRSPNGEDVLYVYHRGRDGTYLLYPYNLIEKSVAAPIISHGYSLFADGRMVVMRSTSSEPTRVHPMQVWKTPFTSAEHAASAPTDGSYLAKVGNADLVRGLSDALSIARLAGADAPRRTTFEDILALATRAADAYYWLGHADAGDLKTAIADVKATAKLILDEYEKVVALEAAAAAALTEAEAAVAARLSATRSEGWEQIDLFLEALTGLRGLRGQLISKGEVRFIDVARLGLLEQEVATAFDRVTADCVGFLARGDAFGELVTRADGLAARAGELDTAAAVKPLREQIDQVAGGLDLLGNVVGSLTIADATRRTAILENITDAFGRVNRARATIEGRHRDLATREGRAEFGAQVKLITQSVASALAQCDTPERCDQELTRLLVQLEELEGRFAELDELTAELAGKREEIVDAVGARKQLLAAERQRRSANLHKAAHRILDGVARRAAGLATADEVNAYFASDAMIAKLRDIVAELGALGDGVKADELEAKLKTARGDALRGQRDAADLFEGGGDLIRFGEHRFPVNKQPLELMIVPHDDGLAIHLAGTDFYEPLTDERLLAARALWDQDLPSESAEVYRGEYLAASILAEAEAGTGALTLAALHDHVRAGTLEATLRQLAQDRYDEGYERGVHDHDAARILERLLAMRDGAGLLGYAAGARALAVMFWVSFDDDAARARWHRAAQSLARLAGTLGDRGARAQLGRELAVAIAAQVARDPALVTAGLAAIDADLAGAYLVRELAAAQPRFVASGAALAIRDALHAELDVHGARSTFTDDIAALGVGTGPALALARAWVDGVVATRPELAAAAVEAAALLATPALAREPSSALIEATVPGLFGRHARIASGALPVRLDELTARLARFRTETVPAYRAYRAARAEVADRERARLRLGELTPRVMSSFVRNRLIDTAYLPLVGANLAKQLGAAGAAKRTDQMGLLLLISPPGYGKTTLMEYVAARLGLAFVKVNGPALGHAVTSLDPADAPNATARQEIEKVTLALELGTNAMLYLDDIQHTSPELLQKFISLCDAQRKIEGVWRGKTRTYDLRGKKFCVVMAGNPYTESGEQFRIPDMLANRADVYNLGDVLAGKGDAFALSFLENALTANPTLAPLAGRDLGDVHKIIRMAQGEPVPTTELAHGYSSVELEEILAVVRHLFAAQATLLKVNAEYIRSAAQADAFRTEPPFKLQGSYRNMGKIAERVVAAMTADELEQLVDDHYRGEAQTLTTAAEQNLLKLAELRGRLDPTQAARWTQIKDEFVRQRRMGGAADDPVTRLVGTLSGLGVELASIRTALAGASASAELGGEVRALRQAVVTAAQRATADDAARDPEGWLGPRLDALAASLRAAVERPATDALSGAGISGPSAEQLLGQIRRLEDTLVPVVGAAVDQRAGDQALAQKMVQIIELLEQLDARITIATSGR
- a CDS encoding glycine zipper family protein; the encoded protein is MKLIDASLQFPTVIFTIGLLIALVYWLFVILGALDIDLLGGADDVSGALKGGGEALTGGDALTGGVKGAAEAVTSGAKGSAEAVHDGVDGVDGGLWAWLGLTSVPVTVSASVILLLTWVGSLLAMEYGQGTGSLNTALMIVIAIAVVLVALPIAGLIVRPLKPVFEVKVGKSNRDYVGSTCTITTGRVDDGFGQATIEDGGTVLVIPVRCDRADVLTRGARALVIDFDAARHAYVVEPATDLLPPASTDADGSV
- a CDS encoding DsbA family oxidoreductase, with protein sequence MSALRIDVWSDLACPWCYIGKRRLEAALAQAPQEVELVWRSFELDPSAPAIRDDSQSYVERLAAKYRRSTAEAEAMIANITAVAAADGLDFRIDRVRGGNTFDAHRVLHLAAAHGHQGALKERLLRAYFTEGRALGDHATLVELAAEVGLDAEEVRAALAGDAHAAEVRADEGLARELGISGVPFFVMAGRLGVSGAQPAETLVHALAQARQLAADGFDAGEADPADDAAPACGPDGCA
- a CDS encoding OB-fold nucleic acid binding domain-containing protein — encoded protein: MRASSANLTRALVGAGLAVLLVGGCKKDTGPTPGTPPATTTAAPVAPGGTAPGGTAPHGPMGTAPAAQAGAKVGAVLETMNSGGYTYAHIDLGGSQVWAAAPETTLAVGAKVQFLGGSLMTAFHSNTLDRTFDEIYFVPGLPLEGAAAAAPAAPAPAMGGSPTAPPTVTEKIDPVAGGQTIAAMTAGAAGLAGKQVSVRGKVVKYNGGIMGKNWVHLQDGTGDMTVTTAETAAPLALGDLVVLRGTVAVGKDFGGGYSYAVIVEDATVVAP